The following proteins are co-located in the Canis aureus isolate CA01 chromosome X, VMU_Caureus_v.1.0, whole genome shotgun sequence genome:
- the CLIC2 gene encoding chloride intracellular channel protein 2, with protein MADPEIELFVKAGSDGESIGNCPFCQRLFMILWLKGVKFNVTTVDMTRKPEELKDLAPGTNPPFLVYNKELKTDFIKIEEFLEQTLAPPRYPHLSPKNKESFDVGCNLFAKFSAYIKNTQKEANKNFEKSLLREFKRLDDYLNTPLLDEIDPDSAEELTVSRRLFLDGDQLTLADCSLLPKLNIIKVAAKKYRDFDIPAEFSGVWRYLHNAYAREEFTHTCPEDKEIENTYASVAKQKS; from the exons GCTGGAAGTGATGGGGAGAGTATTGGAAACTGTCCCTTTTGCCAACGCCTCTTTATGATCCTCTGGCTTAAAGGAGTTAAATTCAATGTGACTACTGTTGACATGACCAG AAAGCCTGAAGAGCTGAAGGACTTAGCCCCAGGTACCAATCCTCCCTTCCTGGTGTATAACAAGGAGTTGAAAAcggacttcattaaaattgagGAGTTTTTAGAGCAGACACTGGCTCCTCCAAG GTATCCTCACCTGAGTCCCAAGAACAAGGAGTCCTTTGATGTGGGCTGTAACCTCTTTGCCAAGTTTTCTGCATACATTAAGAATACGCAGAAAGAAGCAAATAAGA ATTTTGAAAAATCTCTGCTCAGAGAATTTAAACGTCTGGATGACTATTTAAACACCCCGCTTCTGGATGAAATTGATCCAGACAGTGCCGAGGAACTCACAGTTTCCAGAAGATTGTTCTTGGATGGGGATCAGCTGACACTGGCTGACTGCAGCTTGTTACCCAAACTGAACATTATTAAA GTTGCTGCCAAGAAATACCGTGACTTTGACATTCCAGCAGAATTCTCAGGAGTCTGGCGCTATCTTCACAATGCCTATGCCCGTGAAGAATTTACCCACACATGTCCTGaagacaaagaaattgaaaataccTACGCAAGTGTGGCTAAACAGAAGAGTTAG